A part of Bacillus thuringiensis genomic DNA contains:
- a CDS encoding SpaA isopeptide-forming pilin-related protein codes for MKKLFNVCLIVFVLFSQLASFPYNQVRAETLTGDSLFDTVEMKDATNHIIDEALNPKNLIKVGSIIHLEYAWSIKDHQIAQEKDATVLQIPNALKVKNDQQGNLMADQQIIGQYFVTANDNKMKIVFNDSVKDSKGVKGKIKFDTVFNPDLKPGIKAVPLTFPLGTVAKIISVPVQVDNPTSPTINSDDAKQTTEGQKNGDAQQPTEQQKDGNPQQPAKQPKDGETQQPAEQPKDGNPQQPAKQPKDGETQQPAEQPKDGNPQQPAEQPKDGEAQQPTENPGDNTTGQPVENPDPSPKQIKENILTSVKLTDKDGKPFNDTDNRPNPDSAANIDFTWEVLESLKVKKGDYYIFQLPEYFIVHNTITQPLVDGTGHEIGTFVVDLNGKVTMTFNEYVEDNPNIDGHLKVGTEFNKTKIKGTTEQKIPFPIKEQDVIIELDFKPNVKKSMNKKGIPDRPINTNQINWTVEMNKTKDILTNAVFQDNIPNGASLNEDSIKVYELEVDINGKTTRGAEVSKEEYTLTSSSDKLNIAFKNETKKAYQIEYATKITDESVTSFKNEAKVSSKNQGDVSANATVTVSRGTHLEKTSKYNPKTQTIEWTITFNGDQRDIKQSDALLKDILDKSHKVDASSIVVKNASYDNNGKLVTGDNATNFTVKETEEGFDLQFNEDINSAYVITYTSKAKNDVIQDGEIENKIIADGKWSKTNKVTLQQQNIIKKHNKNTGDTDYNAKTTKWTIIVNDNNYVLNDAVIKDTFDYGGLTLQKDSFKITDGSKTLDPKSDYTLDVTDKGFEVRLTGDYKSNMNKTLTITYTTDFNYETLSKKDDNKSFKNTAELSWKDINGNDKNSSSHDRFNPDGYTKGNGFKYGSYNAQTKEIKWDIGFNYNNRTIKDPSIVDVLENNQKLIPDSIEIHHMELTGGAEGYKLGALVSPDEYTVENATKDNKNTLTIHFKNEIKTAYHISFKTSLAGEEINKRYDNYAKLKDGSETIANIHGAFEIKNGGSGVTKKATQNDKYIDWSVSINASQSTIENAVVTDDPTDNQILDEKSFHLYGTTVAVDGTLTKDTTNELKEGKDYKLKITTDNNTGKQQFTIEFLHTIDRAYILEYRSLINADNNEKVSNKAKITGNSLKLTETEKIEEIVVKVSSGSGGGSATKGRGNLQIKKVDNADPNKILSGVVFTLFDRTGTTAIRTITTDDNGIAQFNNLKRDEYLLREMKTLDGYVISKELKAGKLVKLGAEETTTYTLKNEKFVGKVVLTKTDAHNKEKLKNAVFSLLDQNHNVIPEHKELITNDKGQITVDNLKPGTYYLKEIKAPEHYQLDDRLIEFKIEEDQTTVINKEAQNSLIRGSAILTKVDKEGNTLEGAVFSVRDRNNKKIPGYTKLTTNGNGQLEAKNLLPGEYQFVEEKAPEHYEIDKKPLKFTIEKSQQKALTVTATNHLIKGGVTLTKVDDIDGTALEGAVFKIVDANDEKQVIRENIKTGSDGKVTVKDLEPGAYKFIETEAPKDYTLSTNPIEFTIDKSQQALATVSANNSLKTGEVELLKVDEFGEKKPLEGAVFKLVDTNNNDVSPHTNLTTDKHGKVKVSNLRPGTYKFIETAAPDHYVLRAEPIEFTIDRSQKETLLVKAENALKPGDVELTKVDDIDGTALEGAVFKIVDANDEKKVIRENVKTGADGKVIATGLRPGDYKFIEVTAPKYYDKNTKPIKFTITESQTTQATVIAKNSLTKGGIELTKVNAADEKETLEGAVFKIVNRDTNEDVRTDLVTNSKGLLVVDDLRPGNYKLIETKAPTYYDVNVEPIEFTIEKGQQKLLPLTFKNSLTKGKVKLIKEDDVESSKALADAVFTLQDATGKEIMKDLTTDDYGVLVIPDLAPGDYQFIETKAPEHYKLDKKPIKFTIKKGSKEDLPIPVTVKNSLLTGGVTLTKVDDVDGTTLEGAEFIIVDAHDTKKVIREGLTTDKNGKITASDLRPGDYQFVEVKAPKDYTLSKDPIPFTIEKSQKENITVTATNSLKKGAVTLTKIDDIDRTMLEGATFKIVDMNGKEVHTNLVTDKNGKISVSDLRPGDYQFIETKAPEHYVLDETTIPFTIERSQTKEINVTGKNALKNGSVELTKIDDIDINTKLANAVFNLLDADGELVEEGLKTNDEGKIVVENLRPGTYQFVETIAPEHYDLDKKPIIFTIKKSQTETLHVTATNALTKGAVKLSKTDDVDGTVLKDAVFKIVNMNGDIVHKGLVTNEQGIIEINDLRPGDYQFIETKAPKHYVLDETPIKFTIEKGQKKAISLTATNSLKQGSIELLKVDDLNNQTKLADAVFNLLDQDGKELKTNLKTNSEGKIVVENLRPGTYQFVEITAPEHYDLDKKPIVVTVVKSQKDIATVTMKNSLTNGGVELTKVDDVDSITLEGAVFNIVDMNGTIIRKNLTTNPEGKISVSDLRPGDYQFIETTAPKHYDLNKEPIPFTITKSQADPISVTATNSLTKGAVELSKVDDVDGTALKNAVFKITDMNGNDIRTELTTDIHGKISVSDLRPGDYQFVETKAPEHYKLDSTPIKFTIKKSQKEKLQVTATNSLTEGAVELIKVDNINPDTKLPDAVFNIIDAKGKVVRTNLTTDKDGKVSASNLRPGDYQFVETKAPKDYDLNKTPIPFTIEKSQIAHVSVTAKNGLTKGGVELTKVDSLDAKETLEGAVFKITDMNGNDIRTNLVTNKDGKIIAKDLQPGDYQFIETKAPKHYDLNENPIKFTIERSQTKHVFVTATNSLTKGSVELIKVDDVEENTTLEGAVFKIVNKDGHDVRTDLTTDKNGRLVVDELPPGDYEFIETKAPNHYDLNETPIKFTVKKGQEKIASVTATNSLTKGAVELTKVDDVDGSTLEGAIFKIVDMNGHDVRTDLTTDKDGKISVSDLRPGDYQFVETKAPTGYDLSAKPIPFTITKGQSQATSVTALNSLTTGSMELTKVDMDHHGTLKGAIFNILDQDGKVVREGLKTDGHGKLIVNDLKPGNYQLVETKAPEGYQLDASPISFTIEKAQATPLQITVSNKKIDSSSGGDDKPITPPNKEEETGKETSEELEKGNPETHGKETSEELEKGNPETHGKETSEELEKTNPDTQINKQQDDRNKGKELPNTGHKNDPTQTVGIVLLLAGLLSILATKRKKYY; via the coding sequence ATGAAAAAACTTTTCAATGTATGTTTAATTGTATTCGTACTATTTTCGCAACTTGCTAGTTTTCCATACAATCAAGTAAGAGCGGAAACCTTAACAGGAGATTCCTTATTTGACACTGTTGAAATGAAAGATGCAACGAATCATATTATTGACGAAGCATTAAATCCTAAAAACTTAATAAAAGTAGGATCAATCATTCACCTAGAATATGCTTGGTCAATAAAAGATCATCAAATTGCACAAGAAAAAGATGCAACAGTTCTTCAAATACCTAATGCATTAAAAGTAAAAAATGACCAACAAGGAAACTTGATGGCAGATCAACAAATTATTGGTCAATATTTTGTTACAGCAAACGATAACAAAATGAAAATAGTCTTTAACGATTCAGTAAAAGATTCAAAAGGTGTTAAGGGAAAAATTAAATTTGACACTGTATTCAATCCAGATTTAAAACCTGGCATAAAAGCTGTCCCACTCACTTTCCCTCTAGGTACAGTAGCTAAGATTATCTCAGTTCCTGTTCAAGTAGATAACCCTACTTCACCTACTATTAATAGTGATGATGCAAAGCAGACTACCGAAGGGCAAAAGAACGGTGACGCACAGCAACCTACGGAACAGCAAAAGGACGGGAATCCTCAGCAGCCTGCGAAACAGCCAAAAGATGGTGAGACACAGCAACCTGCAGAACAACCAAAAGACGGGAATCCTCAGCAGCCTGCGAAACAGCCAAAAGATGGTGAGACACAGCAACCTGCGGAACAGCCGAAAGACGGAAATCCTCAGCAGCCTGCGGAACAGCCAAAAGATGGTGAGGCACAGCAACCTACTGAGAACCCTGGTGATAACACAACAGGGCAACCTGTTGAAAATCCAGACCCCTCACCTAAGCAAATTAAAGAAAATATTTTAACAAGCGTAAAATTAACAGATAAAGACGGAAAACCATTTAATGATACAGATAATCGTCCAAATCCTGATTCTGCTGCCAATATCGATTTTACATGGGAAGTTTTAGAATCATTAAAAGTAAAAAAGGGAGATTACTATATTTTCCAACTTCCGGAATATTTTATCGTCCACAACACCATTACACAGCCCTTAGTTGATGGAACAGGACATGAAATTGGGACGTTCGTTGTTGACTTAAACGGAAAAGTAACTATGACTTTTAACGAGTACGTTGAAGACAATCCTAATATAGATGGTCATTTAAAAGTTGGTACCGAATTTAATAAAACAAAAATTAAAGGGACTACGGAACAAAAAATTCCTTTCCCAATTAAAGAACAAGACGTTATTATCGAGCTTGATTTCAAACCTAATGTAAAGAAATCTATGAATAAAAAAGGTATACCTGATAGACCGATTAATACGAATCAAATTAATTGGACAGTCGAAATGAACAAAACAAAAGACATTCTTACAAACGCTGTCTTCCAAGACAATATTCCAAATGGAGCCAGTCTCAATGAAGATTCTATTAAGGTTTATGAGTTAGAAGTAGATATTAACGGGAAGACAACTCGTGGAGCCGAAGTTAGTAAAGAAGAATATACACTCACTTCATCCTCCGATAAATTAAATATCGCTTTTAAAAATGAAACGAAAAAAGCATATCAAATTGAATATGCGACAAAAATTACTGACGAAAGTGTTACTAGTTTCAAAAATGAAGCAAAAGTATCCAGCAAGAATCAAGGAGATGTATCCGCAAATGCAACTGTAACTGTTTCACGCGGTACACATCTAGAGAAAACTAGTAAATATAATCCAAAAACACAAACAATTGAATGGACAATTACTTTCAACGGTGACCAGAGAGATATTAAACAATCTGATGCGCTTTTAAAAGACATCTTGGACAAATCTCATAAAGTTGATGCAAGTTCTATCGTGGTTAAAAATGCTTCTTATGATAATAACGGAAAACTTGTTACAGGTGACAACGCCACAAACTTTACTGTAAAAGAAACCGAAGAGGGATTTGATTTACAATTTAATGAAGATATTAATAGTGCCTATGTGATTACTTATACATCGAAAGCCAAGAATGATGTTATACAAGATGGCGAAATTGAAAATAAAATTATTGCAGATGGAAAATGGAGTAAAACAAACAAAGTTACATTACAACAACAAAACATCATAAAGAAACATAATAAAAATACAGGCGATACAGATTACAATGCGAAAACAACAAAATGGACGATTATTGTAAATGATAACAACTACGTGTTAAACGATGCTGTTATCAAGGATACGTTTGACTATGGTGGCCTAACGTTACAGAAAGATAGTTTCAAAATTACAGACGGATCGAAGACTCTTGATCCAAAGTCTGATTACACACTTGATGTAACAGATAAGGGGTTCGAAGTAAGACTAACTGGCGATTATAAGTCTAATATGAATAAAACCTTAACTATCACGTACACAACAGACTTTAATTACGAGACTCTATCTAAAAAGGATGATAATAAATCATTCAAAAATACAGCTGAGTTATCATGGAAAGATATAAATGGGAACGATAAAAATAGTTCATCTCATGATAGATTCAATCCTGACGGCTATACAAAAGGAAACGGATTTAAATACGGTTCTTACAATGCCCAAACGAAAGAAATCAAATGGGACATAGGGTTTAACTATAATAACAGGACTATTAAAGACCCTTCTATCGTTGACGTACTAGAAAACAATCAAAAACTTATACCAGACTCCATTGAGATTCACCATATGGAATTAACTGGTGGTGCAGAAGGTTATAAATTAGGGGCACTTGTTTCCCCTGACGAATATACGGTAGAAAATGCAACGAAAGATAATAAAAATACATTAACGATTCATTTTAAAAATGAAATTAAAACAGCGTACCATATCAGCTTTAAAACTTCACTCGCAGGTGAAGAAATTAATAAGCGCTATGATAATTACGCCAAATTAAAAGATGGATCGGAAACTATCGCCAATATTCATGGTGCATTCGAGATCAAAAATGGTGGTAGCGGCGTTACGAAAAAAGCAACACAAAATGACAAGTACATTGATTGGAGCGTTTCTATTAATGCAAGTCAATCAACGATTGAAAATGCTGTCGTAACAGACGATCCGACAGACAATCAAATTCTCGATGAAAAGTCATTCCACCTATATGGGACAACAGTAGCCGTGGATGGCACTTTAACGAAAGATACAACAAATGAATTAAAAGAAGGAAAAGACTATAAACTCAAAATAACAACAGACAACAATACGGGGAAACAACAATTTACAATTGAATTTCTTCATACTATTGATCGAGCTTATATTTTAGAATACCGTTCACTCATTAATGCAGACAATAATGAAAAGGTAAGCAATAAAGCGAAGATTACTGGTAATAGTTTGAAATTAACAGAAACTGAAAAAATTGAAGAAATAGTAGTTAAAGTATCTTCTGGATCTGGAGGCGGTTCTGCTACTAAGGGACGTGGAAACCTTCAAATTAAAAAAGTAGATAATGCAGATCCAAATAAAATTTTATCTGGCGTAGTATTTACTTTATTCGATCGCACAGGTACAACTGCTATTCGAACAATTACAACAGACGACAATGGTATCGCTCAGTTTAACAACTTAAAACGTGATGAATATCTGCTTAGAGAAATGAAAACTCTTGATGGCTATGTCATTAGTAAAGAATTAAAAGCAGGTAAACTTGTTAAGCTTGGTGCAGAAGAAACTACAACATATACTCTTAAAAACGAGAAATTTGTTGGAAAAGTAGTACTTACAAAGACTGATGCTCATAACAAAGAAAAGCTTAAAAATGCAGTTTTCTCTCTGCTTGATCAAAACCATAATGTCATTCCTGAGCATAAAGAATTAATAACAAATGATAAAGGACAAATTACTGTAGATAATTTAAAACCAGGAACTTACTACTTAAAAGAAATAAAGGCTCCTGAGCATTATCAATTAGATGATCGACTTATTGAATTTAAAATCGAGGAAGATCAAACAACAGTAATTAATAAAGAGGCCCAAAACAGCTTAATTAGAGGCTCAGCTATCCTAACAAAAGTTGATAAAGAGGGTAATACTTTAGAAGGTGCAGTATTTAGTGTACGGGACCGAAATAACAAAAAAATTCCTGGTTATACCAAATTAACGACAAATGGTAACGGACAACTCGAAGCGAAAAATTTACTTCCTGGAGAGTACCAATTTGTTGAAGAGAAAGCACCTGAACATTATGAAATAGATAAAAAACCGCTTAAATTTACAATTGAAAAGAGCCAACAGAAAGCACTTACTGTTACAGCGACAAATCACCTTATTAAAGGTGGTGTCACTTTAACGAAAGTTGATGATATCGATGGCACTGCCCTTGAAGGTGCTGTATTTAAAATTGTCGATGCGAATGACGAAAAACAAGTAATTCGCGAAAATATAAAAACAGGTTCAGATGGAAAAGTTACCGTTAAAGATTTAGAGCCTGGTGCTTATAAATTTATCGAAACAGAAGCTCCTAAGGATTATACGTTAAGTACAAACCCTATCGAGTTTACAATTGACAAAAGCCAACAAGCTCTTGCTACTGTTTCGGCAAATAACAGCTTAAAAACGGGCGAGGTTGAATTATTAAAAGTTGATGAATTTGGTGAGAAAAAACCACTAGAAGGTGCTGTATTCAAACTTGTCGATACAAATAATAATGACGTTTCCCCTCACACTAACTTAACTACTGATAAACACGGTAAGGTTAAAGTTAGTAACCTACGTCCTGGTACGTATAAATTTATTGAAACAGCTGCTCCTGATCATTACGTTTTACGAGCAGAACCTATTGAATTTACGATCGATAGAAGTCAGAAAGAAACTCTACTTGTGAAAGCTGAAAATGCTTTAAAACCAGGAGATGTTGAATTAACAAAAGTTGATGATATCGATGGTACAGCTCTTGAAGGTGCTGTATTTAAAATTGTTGATGCAAATGATGAAAAGAAAGTCATTCGCGAAAATGTAAAAACTGGTGCGGATGGTAAAGTTATCGCTACTGGCTTACGCCCTGGCGATTATAAATTTATCGAAGTAACAGCACCGAAGTATTATGACAAAAATACAAAACCAATTAAATTTACGATTACAGAAAGTCAAACAACTCAGGCTACTGTTATCGCTAAAAACAGCTTAACAAAAGGTGGTATTGAGTTAACAAAAGTGAATGCTGCAGATGAAAAGGAAACACTTGAAGGTGCAGTATTTAAAATCGTTAATAGAGATACCAATGAAGATGTTCGTACGGACCTTGTTACGAATAGTAAAGGATTGCTAGTTGTAGATGACTTACGTCCTGGTAACTATAAACTTATCGAAACAAAGGCTCCAACTTATTACGATGTAAATGTAGAACCTATTGAATTTACAATCGAAAAAGGACAACAAAAACTCCTTCCACTTACATTTAAAAATAGTTTAACGAAAGGAAAAGTTAAACTTATTAAAGAAGATGATGTGGAAAGTAGTAAAGCTCTTGCCGACGCTGTATTCACATTGCAAGACGCAACTGGCAAAGAAATTATGAAAGATTTAACAACAGATGATTACGGAGTATTAGTTATTCCTGATTTAGCACCAGGGGATTATCAATTTATCGAAACAAAAGCCCCTGAACATTATAAATTAGACAAAAAACCTATTAAGTTCACAATTAAAAAAGGTAGTAAGGAAGATCTTCCTATCCCTGTTACTGTAAAAAATAGTTTACTTACAGGTGGTGTCACTTTAACAAAAGTTGATGATGTTGATGGCACTACTCTTGAAGGTGCAGAATTTATAATTGTTGACGCTCATGATACTAAAAAAGTAATTCGCGAAGGTTTAACGACTGATAAAAACGGTAAAATTACTGCTTCTGATTTACGTCCTGGAGACTATCAATTTGTTGAAGTAAAAGCTCCAAAAGACTATACCTTAAGCAAAGACCCTATTCCGTTCACTATCGAAAAAAGTCAAAAAGAGAATATTACTGTTACCGCTACTAATAGTTTAAAGAAAGGTGCAGTAACATTAACAAAAATCGATGACATCGATCGTACGATGCTCGAAGGTGCAACCTTTAAAATTGTTGATATGAACGGTAAAGAAGTTCATACGAATCTTGTTACAGATAAAAACGGAAAAATTTCTGTTTCTGATTTACGCCCTGGAGACTATCAGTTCATTGAAACAAAAGCTCCTGAGCACTATGTATTAGATGAAACAACAATTCCATTTACAATTGAAAGAAGTCAAACGAAAGAGATCAATGTTACAGGCAAAAATGCTTTGAAAAACGGTAGCGTTGAACTAACAAAGATTGACGATATTGATATAAATACAAAACTTGCTAACGCCGTATTTAATTTATTAGATGCAGACGGAGAGTTAGTTGAAGAAGGCTTAAAAACAAATGATGAAGGTAAAATTGTTGTTGAAAACCTACGTCCTGGTACGTATCAATTCGTGGAAACAATTGCTCCTGAACATTACGATTTAGATAAAAAACCTATCATATTTACAATTAAAAAGAGCCAAACTGAAACTCTTCATGTCACTGCTACAAATGCTTTAACAAAGGGTGCAGTTAAACTTTCTAAAACAGATGATGTTGATGGCACAGTTCTTAAAGATGCAGTATTTAAAATTGTTAATATGAACGGTGATATAGTTCATAAAGGCCTTGTTACAAATGAACAAGGAATAATCGAAATTAACGACCTACGTCCTGGTGATTACCAATTCATCGAGACGAAAGCTCCTAAGCATTACGTTTTAGATGAAACACCAATCAAATTCACTATTGAAAAAGGACAGAAGAAAGCTATTTCTTTAACTGCTACAAATAGCTTAAAACAAGGTAGTATCGAATTACTTAAAGTTGATGATTTAAACAATCAAACAAAACTTGCCGATGCGGTATTTAATTTACTAGATCAAGATGGCAAAGAACTTAAAACAAATTTAAAAACAAACAGTGAAGGTAAAATCGTTGTCGAAAACTTACGTCCTGGTACGTATCAATTCGTTGAAATAACGGCTCCTGAACACTATGATTTAGACAAAAAGCCAATTGTAGTTACAGTTGTGAAAAGCCAAAAAGATATCGCTACTGTTACTATGAAAAATAGTTTGACTAACGGCGGCGTTGAACTTACTAAAGTGGATGACGTCGATAGCATTACTCTTGAAGGCGCAGTATTTAACATTGTTGATATGAATGGTACTATAATTCGCAAGAATCTTACTACAAATCCAGAAGGTAAAATTAGCGTTTCTGACTTACGTCCGGGTGATTATCAATTCATCGAGACAACGGCTCCGAAACACTACGATTTAAACAAAGAGCCAATTCCATTCACAATTACAAAGAGCCAAGCTGATCCTATCTCCGTTACAGCTACAAATAGCTTAACGAAAGGCGCTGTGGAACTTTCTAAAGTGGATGATGTAGATGGTACTGCTCTTAAAAATGCGGTATTTAAAATTACTGATATGAATGGTAATGACATTCGCACTGAGCTTACAACAGATATACATGGAAAAATTTCTGTTTCTGATTTACGTCCTGGGGACTATCAGTTTGTTGAAACGAAAGCTCCTGAACACTATAAATTAGATAGTACACCTATTAAGTTTACAATTAAGAAAAGCCAAAAAGAAAAGCTCCAAGTTACTGCTACAAATAGCTTAACTGAGGGTGCTGTAGAATTAATAAAAGTGGATAATATAAATCCAGATACAAAACTTCCTGATGCAGTATTTAATATCATTGATGCGAAAGGTAAAGTTGTTCGCACGAATTTAACTACTGATAAAGATGGGAAAGTTTCTGCTTCTAATTTACGTCCTGGAGATTATCAATTCGTTGAAACGAAAGCTCCAAAAGATTACGATTTAAATAAAACACCGATTCCTTTCACTATCGAGAAAAGCCAAATAGCTCACGTTTCTGTTACTGCTAAAAACGGCTTAACTAAGGGTGGCGTTGAATTAACGAAAGTTGACTCTCTAGATGCGAAAGAAACGCTGGAAGGTGCGGTATTTAAAATTACTGATATGAATGGTAACGATATTCGTACGAATTTAGTTACCAATAAAGACGGAAAAATCATCGCTAAAGACTTACAACCTGGAGACTATCAATTTATTGAAACGAAAGCTCCGAAACATTATGACTTAAATGAAAATCCTATTAAGTTCACAATTGAAAGAAGTCAAACAAAACATGTCTTCGTTACAGCTACTAACAGCTTAACGAAAGGTAGTGTGGAGTTAATTAAAGTTGATGATGTTGAAGAAAACACAACACTTGAGGGTGCGGTATTTAAAATTGTTAATAAGGATGGACACGACGTCCGTACTGATTTAACTACTGATAAAAACGGCCGTTTAGTTGTGGATGAATTACCACCAGGAGACTATGAGTTTATCGAAACAAAAGCTCCTAATCATTATGACTTAAACGAAACACCTATTAAGTTCACAGTTAAAAAAGGCCAAGAAAAAATCGCTTCCGTTACAGCTACAAATAGCTTAACGAAGGGCGCTGTTGAATTAACTAAAGTCGATGACGTCGACGGCTCTACTCTTGAAGGGGCTATCTTTAAAATCGTTGATATGAACGGACACGACGTTCGCACAGATTTAACTACTGATAAAGATGGTAAAATCTCTGTTTCTGATTTACGTCCAGGAGACTATCAGTTCGTTGAAACGAAGGCTCCTACTGGATACGATTTAAGCGCTAAGCCAATTCCTTTCACAATTACGAAAGGACAATCTCAAGCTACTTCTGTTACAGCTTTAAATAGTTTAACAACAGGTTCAATGGAGTTAACTAAAGTTGATATGGATCACCATGGAACACTTAAAGGTGCCATTTTCAACATTTTAGATCAAGACGGAAAAGTAGTACGAGAAGGTTTAAAAACAGACGGGCATGGTAAATTAATCGTAAATGATTTGAAACCTGGTAATTATCAATTAGTGGAAACAAAAGCTCCTGAAGGCTATCAATTAGATGCATCACCAATAAGCTTTACAATTGAAAAAGCTCAAGCTACACCACTACAAATTACAGTTTCAAATAAAAAAATCGATTCTTCATCAGGTGGAGATGATAAACCAATTACTCCTCCTAATAAAGAAGAGGAAACAGGGAAAGAAACTTCTGAAGAACTTGAAAAAGGAAATCCTGAAACACATGGTAAAGAAACTTCCGAAGAGCTGGAAAAAGGAAATCCTGAAACACATGGTAAGGAAACTTCTGAAGAACTTGAAAAAACAAACCCTGACACACAAATAAACAAACAACAAGATGACCGAAATAAGGGTAAAGAACTTCCAAATACAGGTCACAAAAATGATCCTACCCAAACAGTAGGTATCGTACTTCTACTAGCTGGATTGTTAAGTATTTTAGCTACAAAACGAAAAAAATATTATTAA
- a CDS encoding M28 family metallopeptidase, which yields MKKSLKQKIVSSLLAVSLAVSLAPIGQAKADSTSEITQTSTITKQVDASRAIEHIRFLSETIGPRPGGTKSEEWASRYVGMQLKSMGYEVEYQPFQVPDQYVGFIESPLSTKRNWQAGAAPNALISTEAVTAPLIFVQGGTKLEDIPNEVNGKIVLFERGTTVTDYNKQVENAVSKGAKGVLLYSLIGGRGNYGQTFNPRLTKKQSIPVFGLAYAQGNAFKEEIAKKGSTILSLKARHESNLTSLNVIAKKKPKNSTGNEKAVVVSSHYDSVVGAPGANDNASGTGLVLELARAFQNVETDKEIRFIAFGSEETGLLGSNYYVNSLPKKERDRILGVFNADMVATNYDKAKNLYAMTPNGSPNLVTDAALQAGKQLNNDLVLQGKFGSSDHVPFAEVGIPAALFIWMGVDSWNPLIYHIEKVYHTPQDNVFENISPERMKMALEVIGTGVYNTLQKPVTQTEQKAA from the coding sequence ATGAAAAAATCTTTGAAACAAAAAATAGTAAGCTCTTTGCTTGCTGTATCACTCGCTGTTAGCTTAGCTCCAATTGGCCAAGCTAAAGCTGATTCCACGTCAGAAATCACACAGACTTCAACTATCACAAAACAAGTTGATGCAAGCCGCGCCATCGAACATATCCGTTTCTTATCCGAAACAATTGGTCCTCGCCCTGGTGGGACAAAATCAGAAGAATGGGCTTCTCGCTACGTTGGTATGCAGCTTAAATCAATGGGCTATGAAGTAGAATATCAACCATTTCAAGTGCCAGATCAATACGTTGGATTTATTGAATCACCATTATCCACAAAGCGTAATTGGCAAGCAGGTGCTGCCCCTAACGCACTAATTTCCACAGAAGCTGTTACAGCTCCTCTTATCTTTGTTCAAGGTGGGACAAAATTAGAGGACATCCCAAATGAAGTAAACGGAAAAATTGTTCTATTTGAAAGAGGAACAACAGTTACAGACTATAATAAACAAGTTGAAAATGCTGTTAGCAAAGGAGCAAAAGGTGTTCTTTTATACAGTTTAATTGGCGGACGCGGAAATTATGGACAAACCTTTAATCCCCGCCTAACGAAAAAGCAGTCTATCCCTGTCTTTGGTCTTGCTTATGCGCAAGGAAATGCATTTAAAGAGGAAATCGCTAAAAAAGGGTCAACAATTCTTTCTCTAAAGGCGAGACATGAATCTAACTTAACATCATTAAATGTCATCGCTAAAAAGAAGCCAAAAAATAGTACAGGTAATGAAAAAGCTGTCGTTGTAAGTTCGCACTATGATAGTGTCGTTGGAGCGCCTGGAGCAAACGATAACGCTTCTGGTACAGGGTTAGTATTAGAGTTAGCTCGTGCTTTTCAAAATGTAGAAACTGATAAAGAAATTCGTTTTATTGCTTTTGGTTCTGAAGAGACTGGCTTACTTGGCTCCAATTATTACGTCAATAGTCTGCCCAAAAAAGAACGCGATCGAATTCTAGGTGTCTTTAACGCAGACATGGTTGCAACAAATTACGATAAAGCAAAGAATTTATATGCTATGACGCCTAACGGTTCTCCAAACCTTGTGACAGACGCAGCCTTGCAAGCAGGTAAACAGTTAAATAATGACCTCGTACTGCAAGGAAAATTCGGCTCGAGTGATCACGTACCATTTGCTGAAGTTGGTATTCCTGCCGCTCTATTCATCTGGATGGGTGTCGATAGTTGGAATCCATTAATCTATCATATCGAAAAGGTATATCACACACCTCAAGATAACGTATTTGAGAATATTTCACCTGAACGTATGAAAATGGCATTAGAGGTTATCGGGACAGGCGTTTATAATACACTTCAAAAACCTGTTACTCAAACTGAACAGAAAGCTGCTTAA